In the genome of Segatella copri, one region contains:
- a CDS encoding porin, with protein MALTTVSASAQKKQTIELPSWLSNVKLSGYGMTQYQYSGQKNAESNSFNIRMGRIALEGRIADDFYWKTQIQFNGNTSNLGSSPRMVDLFAEWQKYEYFKVKVGQFKNPFTFENPMHPIDQGFMGYSQNVSKLAGFSDRAGEHASNGRDIGLQLQGDFLKNASGRNLLHYQIGVFNGQGTNTKDVDQQKNVIGGVWVMPVSGMRIGAFGWTGSYARKGTWTDEHDASYTADIQTRSGVRKLNQNRYAFSFEYKKDGWTVRSEYIHSTGKAFAKSITNFNDANAKDCNLNAKIGDKAQGVYGLVIAPLAQLPKNSRIDIKARYDMYQPNGKNNMQKTQYEAGLNFHIGKRITILTEYALVNDKTLAKHNYSMADAEFCFRF; from the coding sequence ATGGCTTTGACCACGGTCTCAGCCAGTGCACAAAAAAAGCAGACCATCGAATTGCCTTCGTGGTTGAGCAACGTAAAACTGTCGGGGTATGGAATGACCCAATATCAGTACAGCGGACAGAAGAACGCTGAATCCAACTCGTTCAACATCCGAATGGGCCGTATCGCCTTGGAGGGTCGCATTGCAGACGACTTCTACTGGAAGACTCAGATTCAGTTTAACGGCAACACCTCCAACCTGGGTTCAAGCCCAAGAATGGTGGATCTGTTTGCCGAATGGCAGAAGTACGAGTACTTCAAGGTAAAGGTGGGTCAGTTTAAGAACCCATTCACCTTTGAGAATCCGATGCACCCTATCGACCAGGGCTTCATGGGTTATTCCCAGAACGTGAGCAAGTTGGCTGGTTTCAGCGACCGTGCCGGCGAGCACGCATCCAATGGTCGTGACATCGGTTTGCAGCTTCAGGGTGATTTTCTCAAGAATGCCAGCGGCAGAAACCTGCTGCACTATCAGATTGGTGTATTCAACGGACAGGGAACCAATACCAAGGACGTTGACCAGCAGAAGAATGTGATTGGTGGCGTATGGGTAATGCCAGTAAGCGGCATGCGTATCGGTGCCTTCGGATGGACCGGTTCTTATGCCAGAAAGGGAACTTGGACCGACGAGCATGATGCAAGCTATACAGCCGACATCCAGACTCGCTCAGGTGTCCGCAAGCTCAATCAGAATCGCTACGCCTTCTCTTTCGAATACAAGAAAGATGGCTGGACCGTACGTTCTGAGTATATCCACTCTACCGGCAAGGCTTTTGCCAAGAGCATCACCAACTTCAACGATGCCAACGCCAAGGACTGCAATCTGAATGCAAAAATCGGTGACAAGGCACAGGGTGTATATGGCCTGGTCATTGCCCCATTGGCACAGCTGCCGAAGAACAGCCGAATCGACATCAAGGCACGTTACGACATGTATCAGCCTAACGGCAAGAATAACATGCAGAAGACCCAGTATGAGGCAGGCTTGAACTTCCACATCGGCAAGCGAATCACCATCCTCACCGAGTATGCGCTGGTCAACGACAAGACGCTGGCCAAGCACAATTACTCCATGGCTGATGCTGAGTTCTGCTTCCGCTTCTAA